A genomic segment from Corylus avellana chromosome ca5, CavTom2PMs-1.0 encodes:
- the LOC132182745 gene encoding zinc finger protein NUTCRACKER, producing the protein MLGKMAEETLPNGFVENSIPGSNIPPLPKKKRNLPGTPDPEAEVIALSPKTLMATNRFLCEICGKGFQRDQNLQLHRRGHNLPWKLKQRSSKEPRKRVYVCPEKSCVHNHPSRALGDLTGIKKHFCRKHGEKKWKCEKCSKRYAVQSDWKAHSKTCGTREYKCDCGTIFSRRDSFITHRAFCDALAEETARVNAVSSINNVVGAGNMNYHFIAPTMAQNFSSIFKPISCNDETVNPTTSQGLPLWMSQGIFQGQEGIFGDPLISCSNNPPPSDYHQQNWVFGAKLSSSNSQRDVKEAVGGTQHLSVPSLYSTQHQPHQTPSANMSATALLQKAAQIGATSTDPSFLGSFGLKCNDGQVLYGSNTTLSSLGNDVESSADDVLEIHPAKRRHIQSEQDGGGGQTRDFLGVGVQPVCHPPSINGWI; encoded by the exons ATGCTAGGAAAGATGGCTGAAGAAACCCTTCCAAATGGTTTTGTCGAAAACTCAATTCCTGGATCCAATATTCCTCCACTgccaaagaagaagaggaacctCCCTGGCACCCCAG ATCCTGAAGCAGAAGTGATAGCCTTATCGCCAAAGACCCTGATGGCGACCAACAGATTCTTGTGTGAAATTTGCGGGAAGGGTTTCCAAAGGGATCAAAATCTGCAACTCCACCGGCGGGGGCACAACCTTCCATGGAAGCTGAAGCAACGGAGCAGCAAAGAGCCGAGGAAGCGCGTTTATGTGTGCCCTGAGAAAAGCTGCGTCCACAACCACCCTTCTAGGGCTCTCGGAGACCTAACCGGAATAAAAAAGCACTTTTGCAGAAAACACGGCGAGAAGAAGTGGAAGTGTGAGAAGTGCTCGAAGCGGTATGCTGTGCAGTCAGATTGGAAAGCGCACTCCAAGACCTGTGGCACTAGGGAATACAAATGCGACTGTGGGACTATATTTTCAAG GAGAGATAGCTTCATCACTCACAGGGCCTTCTGTGACGCCTTAGCCGAAGAAACAGCAAGAGTAAATGCGGTGTCCAGCATCAACAATGTGGTCGGCGCCGGCAACATGAACTACCATTTCATAGCACCGACCATGGCACAAaatttctcttccattttcaaGCCAATCTCATGCAATGACGAAACAGTTAACCCAACGACGTCGCAGGGGCTACCCCTATGGATGAGCCAAGGAATATTTCAAGGCCAGGAAGGAATATTTGGAGATCCACTAATTTCATGCTCGAATAATCCTCCACCGTCGGATTATCATCAGCAGAATTGGGTGTTTGGAGCTAAGCTCTCCTCGAGTAATTCACAAAGAGATGTGAAGGAGGCTGTGGGAGGGACTCAGCATCTAAGTGTTCCTTCCTTGTACAGCACGCAACACCAACCCCATCAAACACCTTCTGCAAACATGTCAGCCACGGCTTTGTTGCAGAAAGCTGCTCAAATTGGAGCAACCTCAACAGACCCATCATTCCTAGGGAGCTTTGGATTGAAATGCAATGATGGGCAGGTTCTATATGGATCAAACACAACACTTTCTAGTCTTGGAAATGATGTAGAGAGCTCTGCAGATGATGTATTAGAGATACACCCTGCAAAACGCAGGCACATACAGAGTGAGCAAGATGGGGGAGGAGGGCAAACAAGGGACTTTCTGGGGGTGGGGGTACAACCTGTTTGCCACCCTCCATCAATCAATGGATGGATTTGA